A stretch of the Carassius auratus strain Wakin unplaced genomic scaffold, ASM336829v1 scaf_tig00007488, whole genome shotgun sequence genome encodes the following:
- the LOC113071545 gene encoding interferon alpha-inducible protein 27-like protein 2A produces the protein MPSLFTVIGITAGAAGAVLLTPVALGIAGFTGAGIAAGSTAAGMMSSAAIANGGGVAAGSLVAILQSAGAAGLSGAATAGVASVGGATGALVGGAVDLFKRK, from the exons GCCAT CTCTATTCACCGTCATCGGTATTACAGCTGGGGCAG CTGGTGCTGTACTTCTGACCCCGGTGGCACTCGGGATCGCTGGTTTTACGGGCGCCGGTATCGCAGCAGGCTCTACGGCAGCTGGCATGATGTCATCAGCAGCCATTGCCAATGGGGGCGGTGTGGCTGCGGGAAGTTTGGTTGCAATCCTCCAGTCAGCAG GTGCTGCTGGTTTGTCTGGAGCAGCAACAGCTGGTGTGGCATCTGTGGGTGGTGCCACAGGAGCTCTAGTAGGTGGAGCAGTTGATTTGTTCAAGCGAAAATGA